One window of Cohnella hashimotonis genomic DNA carries:
- a CDS encoding LysR family transcriptional regulator, with protein MDVRQLRYFLTVAEEGQITSAAKKLHMEQPPLSRQMRLIEEELGVALFDRSGRRLRLTPAGERLRERSAGLLRQLEETVAEVRELDEGVRGVLSVGAVVSCTSLLPGPLGRFRERYPDVSFKLSEGDHHLLGERLERREIEIAVARLPFEAPGGEDRYEIRPLPSDPIVALLPTGAWKAADGAAQAQGGPGQGGPAQGGPAQGGPAISAGTEPLSLAELAAFPLVSLKTDRTVVMHETIMRAFAAAELSPRVLCECASVAIALTLVAHGFGAALLPKSVMSTFPLAGIECRAIRDADLLSEVGLVWLKDRYLSRAAQRFIALFGTPDGQSGDGGLS; from the coding sequence ATGGATGTCAGGCAGCTGCGTTATTTTTTGACGGTAGCCGAGGAAGGCCAGATCACTTCCGCGGCCAAAAAGCTTCATATGGAGCAGCCGCCGCTAAGCCGGCAGATGCGGCTGATCGAGGAGGAGCTCGGCGTCGCGCTCTTCGACCGGTCGGGCAGGCGGCTGCGGCTTACGCCGGCCGGGGAGCGTCTTCGCGAGCGTTCCGCCGGATTGCTCCGACAACTGGAGGAGACGGTGGCGGAGGTGCGGGAGCTGGACGAGGGCGTGCGCGGAGTGCTGTCGGTCGGCGCCGTCGTGTCCTGCACGTCGCTGCTTCCCGGTCCGCTCGGCCGATTCAGGGAGCGGTATCCGGACGTGAGCTTCAAGCTGAGCGAAGGCGACCACCATCTGCTCGGCGAACGGCTGGAACGGCGCGAGATCGAGATCGCCGTCGCCCGGCTGCCGTTCGAAGCGCCCGGCGGCGAGGACCGCTACGAGATTCGGCCTCTCCCTTCCGACCCGATCGTCGCGCTGCTGCCGACGGGCGCCTGGAAAGCTGCGGACGGCGCGGCGCAGGCGCAGGGCGGACCGGGGCAGGGCGGACCGGCGCAGGGCGGACCGGCACAGGGCGGACCGGCGATCAGCGCCGGCACGGAGCCGCTGTCCCTTGCCGAGCTCGCGGCTTTTCCGCTCGTCTCGCTAAAGACGGATCGCACGGTCGTCATGCACGAGACGATCATGCGCGCCTTCGCGGCCGCGGAGCTAAGCCCCCGCGTTCTGTGCGAATGCGCGAGCGTGGCGATCGCGCTCACGCTGGTGGCCCACGGCTTCGGCGCCGCGCTGCTGCCGAAGTCCGTCATGTCGACGTTTCCGCTGGCGGGCATCGAATGCCGCGCGATCCGCGACGCCGACCTGCTGTCGGAGGTCGGGCTCGTCTGGCTTAAGGACCGTTATCTCTCCCGCGCGGCGCAGCGCTTCATCGCCTTGTTCGGCACGCCCGATGGACAAAGCGGCGACGGGGGTCTATCATGA
- a CDS encoding branched-chain amino acid aminotransferase, with amino-acid sequence MPLHGIRGLQSKVRELQESPGGLGFGRYFTDHMLLMDYEEGTGWGEPRIVPYGPLLLDPASKVFHYGQTVFEGMKAFKWKDGRARLFRPLDHVRRLNRSCARMCVPAVDEARVLGALRRLVTADADWIPEAPGTSLYIRPFVVATETQLGVAPSRSYAFVAICSPVGAYYAEGVRPVPIYVETEHVRAVAGGVGDAKTAGNYAAGLKAQEAAARMGCAQVLWLDGVEREYVEEVGSMNAFFRFGDEIVTPPLGGSILAGVTRDSVIRLLRGWGVSVSERPVSIGEVAAGLRDGKLREAFGTGTAAVVSPIGSLHWRGERLTVGDGEPGELSKRLYETLSGIQRGELPDAYGWMEVVPSAAE; translated from the coding sequence ATGCCATTGCATGGAATCAGGGGGCTTCAAAGCAAGGTTCGCGAGCTGCAGGAGAGCCCGGGCGGGCTCGGTTTCGGACGTTATTTTACCGATCATATGCTGCTCATGGATTACGAGGAAGGCACCGGCTGGGGCGAGCCGCGGATCGTCCCCTACGGGCCGCTGCTGCTGGACCCGGCGTCGAAGGTCTTTCATTACGGACAGACGGTGTTCGAGGGCATGAAGGCGTTCAAGTGGAAGGATGGCCGGGCGAGGCTGTTCAGGCCGCTGGATCATGTCCGCCGGCTGAACCGCTCCTGCGCGCGCATGTGCGTGCCGGCGGTGGATGAAGCGCGGGTGTTGGGAGCGCTGCGGCGGCTCGTGACCGCGGACGCGGATTGGATTCCCGAAGCGCCCGGCACTTCGCTCTATATCCGTCCGTTCGTCGTCGCGACCGAGACGCAGCTCGGCGTGGCGCCTTCCCGGTCGTACGCGTTCGTCGCGATCTGCTCGCCGGTCGGCGCCTACTACGCGGAGGGCGTGCGTCCAGTCCCGATATATGTGGAAACGGAGCATGTGCGCGCGGTCGCCGGCGGCGTGGGAGACGCCAAGACGGCGGGGAACTATGCGGCGGGGCTCAAGGCGCAGGAGGCGGCTGCGCGGATGGGCTGCGCCCAGGTGCTGTGGCTGGACGGCGTCGAACGCGAATACGTCGAGGAAGTCGGGAGCATGAACGCGTTTTTCCGCTTCGGCGACGAGATCGTCACGCCGCCGCTCGGCGGCAGCATCCTGGCCGGGGTCACCCGGGATTCGGTCATTAGGCTGCTCCGGGGCTGGGGCGTATCCGTCAGCGAGCGTCCGGTCTCGATCGGCGAGGTAGCGGCGGGCTTGCGGGACGGCAAGCTGCGCGAGGCGTTCGGCACGGGCACCGCCGCGGTCGTCTCCCCGATCGGCAGCCTGCATTGGCGCGGAGAGCGGTTGACCGTCGGCGACGGGGAGCCCGGCGAGCTGTCGAAGCGGCTGTACGAGACGCTGTCGGGCATTCAACGCGGCGAGCTGCCGGATGCCTATGGCTGGATGGAGGTCGTGCCATCCGCGGCCGAATAG
- a CDS encoding MBL fold metallo-hydrolase: MITLIVLLAVVLLLAATVYAVLALDPVFGAQAYRDRGHRLHKSPQFKDGKFRYPLPTSMVTSAADYLSMLRDFAKRRPNARPAPGRLPVVKLDTAAIGRPGPLRVTWFGHSASLLEIGGCTILLDPMLGRAPSPFPRFGGKRYADTMSFEIEALPPIDAVIFSHDHYDHLDYGTIRRLHAKVGRFFVPLGVGAHLRRWGVDESRIEEHDWHETFEWEGLRLSCLPARHFSGRGLAGRDATLWCAWAIEGGGQKVFFSGDSGYGPHFAEIGERFGPFDLTLMECGQYDPRWAAIHMSPEETVQAHIDVKGGTLLPIHWGAFTLAMHDWNDPIRRASAEAARKGVRIISPRIGETVEIGFEMSGASADAAAAVEWWR; this comes from the coding sequence ATGATAACGCTCATCGTCCTGCTCGCCGTCGTACTGCTGCTGGCAGCGACCGTCTACGCGGTGCTCGCCTTGGATCCGGTATTCGGCGCCCAGGCTTACCGGGATCGCGGACATCGCCTTCACAAGTCTCCGCAATTCAAAGACGGCAAGTTCCGCTATCCGCTGCCGACCTCGATGGTGACGTCCGCGGCGGACTATCTGTCCATGCTCCGCGACTTCGCGAAGCGGCGGCCGAACGCGCGGCCTGCGCCCGGTCGTCTCCCCGTCGTGAAGCTCGACACGGCCGCGATCGGCCGTCCCGGGCCGCTCCGCGTCACCTGGTTCGGGCATTCCGCGTCGCTGCTCGAGATCGGCGGCTGCACGATTCTCCTCGATCCGATGCTGGGCCGCGCGCCGTCGCCATTTCCCCGCTTCGGCGGCAAGCGCTACGCCGATACGATGTCCTTCGAGATCGAGGCGCTGCCGCCCATCGACGCGGTTATCTTTTCGCACGACCATTACGACCATCTGGACTACGGCACCATACGCCGGCTGCATGCCAAGGTCGGCCGCTTCTTCGTGCCGCTCGGCGTTGGCGCGCATTTGCGCCGATGGGGTGTGGACGAGAGCCGCATCGAGGAGCATGACTGGCACGAGACGTTTGAATGGGAAGGGCTGCGGCTGTCATGCTTGCCAGCCCGGCATTTCTCGGGCCGGGGGCTGGCCGGGCGGGATGCGACCCTTTGGTGCGCTTGGGCGATCGAGGGCGGCGGCCAAAAGGTGTTTTTCAGCGGAGACAGCGGCTACGGTCCGCACTTCGCGGAGATCGGCGAGCGATTCGGTCCGTTCGATCTAACGCTCATGGAATGCGGACAGTACGATCCGCGCTGGGCGGCCATCCATATGTCGCCGGAGGAGACCGTTCAGGCCCATATCGACGTAAAAGGAGGAACGCTGCTGCCGATTCACTGGGGCGCGTTCACGCTTGCGATGCACGATTGGAACGATCCGATCCGCAGGGCGTCCGCCGAAGCGGCCCGCAAAGGCGTGCGGATCATCTCGCCTCGCATCGGGGAGACCGTCGAGATCGGCTTCGAGATGAGCGGCGCGAGCGCCGACGCGGCCGCGGCCGTGGAATGGTGGAGGTGA
- a CDS encoding DMT family transporter, with protein MPKVVYAALILLSLIWGGSFYFIKVLVEDFGSWGVSFLRSAFGLVAVTAIMLAMRKPFGLRGVRWPAMALVAIVNTALPWYLIAHSETRLDSSVASILNATTPLWTVVIGVAAFRASSNRYQWMGIAIAFAGVALLLGITPSAVSSIDATGLLLMMAATLCYGLGSQLSKRVLTGYSMYQLTFGTLLCSTVASGVMALVVDPFPVEPLADGTNLLMLLGLGVFGSGIGYILFYYIILAASAEFATTVTYLVPCTALVWAYTLLGERVGWNMLAGLIVILCGVYLAGKKKQASPALPAAKA; from the coding sequence ATGCCCAAGGTTGTTTATGCCGCGCTGATCCTGCTCAGTCTCATTTGGGGCGGCTCGTTCTACTTTATTAAAGTGCTGGTGGAAGACTTCGGGTCATGGGGCGTCTCCTTCCTGCGGTCGGCGTTCGGGCTCGTTGCCGTGACGGCGATCATGCTGGCGATGCGCAAGCCGTTCGGGCTGCGCGGCGTCCGATGGCCTGCGATGGCCCTCGTCGCGATCGTGAACACGGCCTTGCCCTGGTACCTCATCGCGCACAGCGAGACGCGGCTCGACAGCAGCGTCGCCTCGATCCTGAACGCCACGACGCCGCTCTGGACGGTCGTCATCGGCGTAGCCGCTTTCCGCGCGTCCTCGAACCGGTACCAGTGGATGGGCATCGCGATCGCCTTCGCGGGCGTCGCGCTGCTGCTTGGCATCACGCCGTCCGCCGTCTCGTCGATCGATGCGACCGGCCTGCTGCTCATGATGGCCGCCACGCTGTGCTACGGACTGGGCTCGCAGCTGTCCAAACGCGTGCTGACCGGTTACTCCATGTACCAGTTGACCTTCGGCACACTGCTCTGCAGCACGGTCGCGAGCGGCGTCATGGCGCTCGTCGTCGATCCCTTCCCGGTCGAGCCGCTCGCGGACGGCACGAACCTGCTCATGCTGCTCGGACTCGGCGTCTTCGGCTCGGGCATCGGCTACATCCTGTTCTACTACATCATCCTGGCCGCGAGCGCCGAATTCGCCACGACGGTCACTTACCTCGTGCCCTGCACGGCGCTGGTCTGGGCGTACACGCTGCTCGGCGAGCGCGTCGGCTGGAATATGCTCGCGGGGCTGATCGTTATTCTCTGCGGCGTTTACTTAGCGGGGAAAAAGAAGCAGGCATCCCCCGCACTGCCGGCCGCAAAAGCATAA